The following are encoded in a window of Candida dubliniensis CD36 chromosome 4, complete sequence genomic DNA:
- a CDS encoding Kin17 orthologue, putative (Similar to S. cerevisiae RTS2;~Similar to Homo sapiens KIN17;~Similar to human and mouse Kin17 proteins which are chromatin-associated proteins involved in UV response and DNA replication), which yields MAKAEFGTAKYQSKKLRAAGLQKLKFYCQLCSKQCRDSNGFKNHLSSPSHIKKVSEIHESGDSSKLIETYSNKFEDEFIKLLRINHGTKFINANKFYQEYIRERDHIHMNSTKWRSLTSFIKHLGKNGIVKVQTSDENNEEEEGFNLEIKLVDRMQTLNSYQTNSNISVLEDNDEMNDDKLLQKQIKRGQEMERDKDTEKPTLQQQVPISGPVKLTLKKKKVCATKKLVNAFDDSESE from the coding sequence ATGGCAAAGGCAGAGTTTGGAACAGCGAAATATCAATCTAAAAAGCTACGAGCAGCAGgattacaaaaattgaagtttTATTGCCAATTATGCTCGAAACAGTGTCGAGATTCCAATGGATTCAAAAACCATCTATCTTCACCACTGCATATAAAGAAGGTATCTGAAATACACGAATCTGGTGATAGCTCCAAACTAATAGAAACGTACTCTAACAAATTTGAAGATGAGTTTATCAAGTTGCTCCGAATAAATCATGGGACtaaatttatcaatgcCAATAAGTTCTACCAAGAATATATCCGTGAGCGAGATCATATTCATATGAATTCCACTAAATGGAGGAGCCTAACTTCATTCATAAAACATTTGGGTAAAAATGGAATTGTGAAGGTACAAACTAGTGATGAGAAcaatgaagaagaggagGGGTTCAATttagaaattaaattggtTGATCGCATGCAGACATTGAACTCGTATCAAACCAATAGTAACATCAGTGTCTTGGAAGACAATGACGAAATGAACGATGACAAACTATTACAAAAACAGATTAAACGAGGTCAGGAAATGGAGAGAGACAAAGACACCGAGAAGCCAactttacaacaacaagtcCCTATTTCTGGACCAGTGAAGCTTACActcaaaaagaaaaaggttTGCGCCACTAAAAAATTGGTGAATGCTTTCGATGACAGTGAAAGTGAGTAA
- a CDS encoding ubiquitin carboxyl-terminal hydrolase, putative (Similar to S. cerevisiae UBP7;~In S. cerevisiae: ubiquitin-specific protease that cleaves ubiquitin-protein fusions) codes for MERIKHKTRLPTANVNKSLPETPEAPSKSPPPNDMPTSQPQVFTSSTVGSSTVQHQFHENSTPPTAVMQPLITEDDIQAYYSRLINYEFRNLQLDSEVKSKSLFDLIDYCEFQYETSNVQLQMGATDPNATLKGIKTYIKGYLVFNYFINSFIIVHFKGFDMFIENNEQDFIIYLNIFAFYNSNEYFRNGNYSIQSEDLREYVKKYLVDKNLLSFNIEELYSWLNEYIAYLKEKDKSAEEQASVSSSSSSFSFVEEAYATPDLRQSTHSRNSSITSENEFKQKFPSIKRVDSPPSEFIPKQIPPPIPTQLPPSLLESMPDLQSVSPNASPPSPTPTPPSPPPHRVSTAEYPISRNAFMTKENNQSTYPVQDKVLGTAVSPEEQVYFQPKSYSRPKNEVPDGYLRPTDYTKTKMYHKSNNLVSSNGYVNGYDQRLAQSHQIDPQVVQGGNAHFPTQAPPPPQPIYRQPMQPIPYQQYPYYQQPNQPIHHVQNTQPQMYPPPAHYNNTYSHVPAHVVQQQEQIKHQKHSLLKEYSVCGLRNFGSSCYINSTIQLLFGVYPFKSIFNHGYQKYVKDPKYLRILAKPNSHTKESVLLSEAIAGLLRTFQQNGGVSVSPTKFIRVTSLLKPDFNIPHEQQDAQEFLLFVLERLHEELADKRQDNYDPELSVQKWKININMENKDKYMEWCKSLHKHEGSSPITDLFQGHLQNKLKCNKCGYESVSYSPFSILSLPIPNNYKNEVNLSDCLRYYIQDEVLSGENAWHCPKCNGEVQTLENHPVFENKRSGIFKLGGKKKHTKSQQASNNSINTISTKSINFVKLPTILFIHLSRFSMYNLTDKLDTMIRYPLLLKFNNQGHEIVYKLSGLINHFGNLKSGHYTSLVNKSTVHEKLQNSDNLKRPCWCLFDDEHVRSNLVHGALNPPHDELVSRDVYVLCYERIDV; via the coding sequence ATGGAACGCATAAAGCACAAGACCAGACTACCTACAGCGAATGTTAATAAAAGTTTGCCTGAGACACCAGAAGCTCCTTCCAAGTCACCGCCACCCAATGATATGCCAACATCTCAACCCCAAGTTTTTACTTCCTCAACAGTCGGATCAAGCACGGTGCAACATCAGTTTCATGAAAACAGTACCCCACCAACTGCTGTGATGCAGCCACTAATAACGGAAGATGACATACAAGCGTACTATAGTAGATTGATCAACTATGAATTCAGAAACTTGCAACTAGACTCGGAAGTAAAATCAAAGTCCTTATTCGATCTAATAGATTATTGTGAATTCCAGTACGAAACATCGAATGTCCAACTTCAAATGGGGGCAACAGACCCTAATGCCACTTTGAAGGGAATCAAAACCTACATAAAGGGTTATCTTGTTTTCAACTACTTTATAAACAGTTTTATCATAGTGCATTTTAAAGGCTTTGATATgtttattgaaaacaatgAGCAAGATTTTATAATATACTTGAACATTTTTGCATTCTACAACTCAAACGAGTATTTTCGAAATGGAAATTATTCTATTCAGTCTGAAGATTTGCGAGAGTATGTGAAGAAGTATCTTGTTGATAAGAACTTATTAAGCTTCAACATTGAGGAATTGTACTCTTGGCTTAACGAGTATATTGCgtatttgaaagaaaaagacaAGTCAGCAGAAGAGCAAGCTTCAGTGTCCTCATCAAGctcatcattttcatttgttgAAGAGGCGTATGCTACACCAGACCTTCGCCAATCAACACATTCTAGAAATTCATCTATAACCTCAGAAAATGAGTTTAAGCAGAAGTTTCCCTCTATCAAAAGAGTCGACTCACCTCCTTCAGAGTTTATACCAAAACaaataccaccaccaataccGACACAGTTGCCACCTAGTTTGCTTGAATCAATGCCAGACCTTCAATCTGTGTCTCCAAATGCATCTCCACCGTCGCCTACACCAACACCCCCAAGTCCTCCCCCACATCGAGTTTCCACAGCCGAATATCCTATTTCAAGAAATGCATTCATGACGAAGGAAAACAATCAAAGCACTTATCCCGTTCAAGACAAAGTCCTAGGTACAGCGGTTTCCCCAGAAGAACAAGTTTATTTTCAACCAAAGTCATATAGCAGACCCAAGAACGAAGTTCCAGATGGTTATCTACGCCCGACAGACTACACGAAGACCAAAATGTAccataaatcaaataaccTAGTCTCTTCCAACGGTTACGTGAATGGTTACGACCAGAGACTTGCACAAAGTCATCAAATCGACCCACAAGTGGTTCAAGGCGGTAATGCGCATTTCCCAACACaagcaccaccaccaccacaacctATTTATCGCCAACCAATGCAACCAATACCCTACCAACAATATCCTTATTACCAACAACCAAATCAACCGATTCATCATGTTCAAAATACTCAGCCCCAAATGTATCCACCGCCAGCACATTATAACAATACATATTCCCACGTTCCTGCACACGTTGTACAACAGCAAGAACAAATAAAGCACCAAAAACATTCACTATTAAAGGAATACTCCGTGTGTGGGTTGAGGAATTTTGGCTCGTCATGCTACATCAATTCCACTATTCAGTTATTGTTTGGTGTTTACCCTTTTAAGTCTATTTTCAACCACGGATATCAGAAGTATGTAAAGGATCCCAAGTATTTAAGAATTTTAGCCAAGCCCAATAGTCACACCAAAGAATCTGTCCTATTAAGTGAGGCCATAGCTGGACTTTTGAGAACTTTCCAGCAGAACGGAGGCGTGTCGGTTTCTCCCACCAAGTTTATTCGAGTCACCTCGTTACTAAAACCCGATTTTAATATTCCACATGAACAGCAAGACGCACAAGAATTTTTGCTATTTGTTTTGGAAAGATTACATGAAGAGTTGGCAGATAAACGACAAGATAACTACGACCCGGAGTTGTCTGTCCAGAAATGGAAGATAAATATCAACATGGAAAATAAAGACAAGTACATGGAGTGGTGCAAATCATTACACAAGCATGAAGGCAGCTCCCCAATCACGGATTTGTTCCAGGGCCACTTGCAGAACAAATTGAAGTGTAACAAATGTGGGTATGAATCAGTCAGCTATTCTCCTTTTAGCATTTTGTCGTTGCCTATACCaaacaattacaaaaatgAAGTCAACTTAAGCGACTGTTTGCGATACTATATCCAAGATGAAGTATTATCGGGAGAGAATGCATGGCATTGTCCAAAATGTAACGGTGAGGTCCAGACATTAGAAAACCACCcagtttttgaaaataagcGATCAGGTATTTTCAAGCTAGGCGGGAAGAAAAAACACACCAAGAGCCAACAGGCATCAAACAACAGTATTAATACGATCTCTACCAAGAGTATCAACTTTGTCAAGTTACCAACAATcttattcattcatttgtCCCGCTTTTCCATGTATAATTTAACAGATAAATTAGATACCATGATTAGATACCCTTTATTGTTAAAATTTAACAACCAAGGCCACGAGATAGTGTACAAGTTATCAGGGTTGATCAACCATTTTGGTAATTTGAAGAGTGGACACTATACTTCGTTAGTTAATAAGTCGACGGTCCATGAGAAGTTACAGAACTCAGATAATTTGAAACGGCCATGCTGGTGCTTGTTTGATGATGAGCATGTTCGTTCAAATTTGGTACACGGAGCCTTAAACCCTCCACATGATGAATTGGTGTCTAGAGATGTTTATGTTTTGTGTTATGAAAGAATAGATGTATGA
- a CDS encoding endonuclease/exonuclease/phosphatase family protein, putative (Similar to C. albicans EEP3), with protein MRMTRSQRTKHVRLTFISIVVISVFALVYTLSRSAAVSTYSDVSKMITDFGQKYNPATLVNDHSSNIPMDDTQNSKDKSFGNKGNNNKNDVSGNLQSDMLGEETSQNPGNYLGEIERMSPEEVERAKSIMEEPKKGDEATNKLGVPDPGNPKFSRVTKNKPELPKIPSIGTSDKLKRFKFRIYSHNVKNGGYHSLVPGEQSWSDRLIPLVASIKFNTFADNSIVTLQEVYKFQMLDILKELNRHEPDKWEYYGKGRIDGEEIGEFVPIIWQPAEWELMYSDTMWLNDKDPRTSFEGWDAIYARIVSYVTLRHRATDNYINVFNTHFDHVGQEAQVGSAKLIIDTMKVLNSWPSFLSGDLNIEPNSEPYKVLNEHLQNTADLATPFNKFGHFKSTVTGFEGEVLLDGGQNIDYIFAPKYTLKMGNDEQDEASGQTTTKINLKLYQLGMLHSKFNGKYISDHRPLVADFIMN; from the coding sequence ATGAGGATGACACGTTCCCAGCGTACCAAACATGTTCGACTAACATTCATCTCGATAGTTGTTATTCTGGTTTTTGCATTAGTGTATACACTTAGCAGGTCGGCTGCTGTATCCACGTACTCGGACGTTTCAAAGATGATAACTGACTTTGGACAGAAATACAACCCAGCCACTCTAGTAAACGACCATTCTTCAAATATACCGATGGATGACACTCAGAATCTGAAAGACAAATCTTTTGGAAATAAAgggaacaacaacaagaatgaTGTTCTGGGAAATTTGCAAAGTGATATGCTTGGAGAAGAAACGTCTCAAAACCCGGGGAATTATCTAGGAGAAATTGAACGCATGTCGCCAGAAGAAGTGGAAAGAgccaaatcaataatggAAGAGCCAAAAAAAGGAGACGAAGCAACAAACAAGCTTGGTGTTCCTGATCCTGGCAATCCCAAGTTCTCTCGCGTGACAAAGAACAAACCGGAACTTCCTAAAATTCCCCTGATTGGTACTAGTGACAAATTAAAACGGTTCAAATTTAGAATATACTCCCATAATGTGAAAAACGGTGGTTACCACAGTCTAGTTCCAGGAGAGCAATCATGGTCAGATAGACTAATTCCATTAGTTGCATCCATTAAGTTTAATACGTTTGCCGACAATTCAATTGTCACCTTACAAGAGGTCtataaatttcaaatgttGGATATTTTGAAAGAGCTCAACCGGCACGAACCTGATAAATGGGAATACTATGGTAAGGGAAGAATTGATGGAGAAGAGATAGGGGAGTTTGTTCCAATAATTTGGCAGCCTGCTGAATGGGAGCTAATGTATAGTGACACAATGTGGCTCAATGATAAGGACCCAAGAACGTCATTTGAGGGTTGGGACGCCATTTATGCCAGAATTGTTTCTTATGTCACCTTGAGGCACAGAGCAACTGATAATTATATCAACGTCTTCAACACGCATTTTGACCATGTAGGACAGGAAGCACAAGTTGGATCAgcaaaattaataatagaCACAATGAAGGTGTTGAATCTGTGGCCAAGTTTCCTAAGCGGAGACCTAAACATAGAACCCAATCTGGAGCCTTACAAAGTGTTGAATGAACACTTGCAGAATACAGCAGATTTAGCGACTCCATTTAACAAGTTTGGGCATTTCAAAAGCACGGTCACAGGTTTTGAAGGAGAGGTGTTATTAGATGGTGGTCAAAATATAGATTATATTTTTGCACCAAAATATACCCTAAAAATGGGCAATGATGAACAAGACGAAGCCTCTGGACAAACAActacaaaaataaatctaaaGCTTTATCAGTTGGGTATGCTACATTCAAAATTCAACGGTAAATACATAAGTGACCACCGGCCATTGGTTGCTGATTTTATTATGAACtga
- a CDS encoding HSP70-family chaperone protein, putative (Similar to S. cerevisiae SSZ1) codes for MSVIGITFGNTSSSIAVASADGKVDVIANPDGDRSIPSALSYIGADEYHGSQAEARLIRNPENTIVNFRDYIGKKFSEINPNAATGAKPKEINGEISYEITNDGKTEVLTVHEVAKRHFKQLKLAAEDFIGKNIEGVVLTVPTDFTEVQRQEIAKISEDAGLKVLQLINEPSAALLAHLSNDEDRLSQDKIYVVADFGGIRTDGAVIAVRGGVLTILATAHEYGLGGDNLDAALSEYFAKEFEKKYKANPRNNARSLAKLKAESIVVKKTLSNVQTSTCSIESLADGFDFHTSINRLRYELTARDPLSKMTAFVEKVIAKADLDPLDIDEVLLVGGAAHTPKLASNISFLFPETTNIIAPSLDSKALNPSELVALGAALQASLVESFDESEIKESLQPIVVNTQHLTKPIGVKDADGNFQPILVAETAYPIKKSISVTNGDSSSVIVELYEGKRTVKETVIEAEPVEDSEDEDSEEEEPEIKREVVYECGDKLAELSLKDLKPNANLEVIVNITQNGVLHLSGRELKQGSTAVKGEITSQ; via the coding sequence ATGTCAGTTATTGGTATCACTTTTGGTAACacatcttcttcaattgcaGTTGCCTCTGCAGATGGAAAAGTGGATGTTATTGCTAACCCAGATGGTGATCGTTCCATCCCATCAGCACTATCATACATTGGTGCCGATGAGTACCATGGATCTCAAGCAGAAGCTAGATTAATTAGAAACCCAGAAAACACTATTGTGAACTTTAGAGATTACATTGGGAAAAAGTTTAGTGAAATTAACCCAAACGCCGCCACCGGTGCTAAACccaaagaaataaatgGAGAAATTAGCTATGAGATCACCAATGATGGTAAAACAGAAGTATTGACTGTACATGAAGTTGCCAAGAGACatttcaaacaattgaaattggcAGCTGAAGACTTTATTGGTAAAAATATTGAAGGTGTGGTGTTGACTGTGCCAACAGATTTCACTGAAGTTCAAAGACAAGAAATTGCCAAAATTTCAGAAGATGCTGGATTGAAGGTTTTGCAATTGATCAATGAACCATCTGCAGCCTTGTTGGCCCATTTGtctaatgatgaagatagATTATCGCAAGACAAGATTTATGTTGTTGCTGATTTTGGTGGTATTAGAACCGATGGTGCAGTGATTGCTGTTAGAGGTGGTGTATTGACAATCTTGGCTACTGCCCATGAATACGGTTTAGGTGGTGACAACTTGGATGCCGCATTATCTGAGTATTTTGCCAAAGAgtttgaaaagaaatacaaGGCCAACCCAAGAAACAATGCCAGATCATTAGCTAAATTGAAAGCTGAATCTATTGTTGTCAAGAAGACATTATCAAATGTTCAAACTTCCACCTGTTCCATTGAGTCATTGGCCGATGGCTTTGACTTTCATACCAGTATTAATAGATTAAGATACGAATTGACTGCCAGAGACCCATTGAGCAAAATGACAgcttttgttgaaaaagtCATTGCTAAAGCTGACTTGGACCCATtggatattgatgaagtattattagtagGTGGTGCTGCCCATACCCCTAAATTGGCCAGTAACATTTCCTTCTTGTTCCCAGAGACAACCAACATAATAGCCCCATCCTTGGACTCAAAAGCATTGAACCCATCTGAATTAGTTGCTCTTGGTGCTGCCTTGCAAGCTTCTTTAGTTGAATCATTTGATGAGTCAGAAATAAAAGAATCTTTACAACCAATTGTGGTAAATACTCAACATTTGACCAAGCCAATTGGTGTCAAAGACGCTGATGGCAACTTCCAGCCAATCTTAGTTGCTGAAACAGCTTATCCTATCAAAAAATCTATTTCAGTGACTAACGGTGATTCATCATCAGTTATTGTCGAATTATACGAAGGTAAGAGAACAGTGAAAGAAACTGTCATTGAAGCTGAACCAGTTGAGGATTCAGAAGATGAAGActcagaagaagaagaaccagAAATCAAAAGAGAAGTTGTGTACGAATGTGGTGACAAATTGGCCGAATTGTCCTTGAAAGACTTGAAACCAAACGCAAATTTGGAAGTTATTGTAAACATTACTCAAAATGGTGTTTTGCATTTGTCAGGAAGAGAATTAAAACAAGGTTCTACTGCTGTTAAAGGTGAAATCACATCTCAATAA
- a CDS encoding GTPase-activating protein, putative (Similar to S. cerevisiae GYP1;~In S. cerevisiae: cis-golgi GTPase-activating protein (GAP) for the Rab family members Ypt1p (in vivo) and for Ypt1p, Sec4p, Ypt7p, and Ypt51p (in vitro); involved in vesicle docking and fusion) produces MGKKKQEMSQVYNGSKNEFIFGEQGGKGRNLSSFLKNLSLTGSSASVDSHRDSYEEVNSNIYGSLSYSKNNRSAANLSSGSIFQPRPASGGNRTVSLGHIGRHQSPKTQHRRSHSNTRYTDLDDDWDAGLDEVVVKPNPPPMLDSLYPDLTVQLPSEVPEKKQHKESMDDVDLQAKAEINKLNQLNSKYSKFRKILASDTIINLQDLRKLSWNGIPNELRALSWLLLLGYLPTNKSRQSSTLKRKRQEYLDGLGSVTIEFHEDPPDNNSNLSLSNVNRDKQLYHQIKIDVKRTNPTLKLYSYSATQVSLRKILYLWAVRHPASGYVQGINDLSTPFYQIFLNNYIWQLQRKQQGELEDEDLFIPGYMAGTDEEDPEEQKLLNDPQLMQYNLENFNTEWLSARVTSIIEADTYWCLSRLLENITDNYIHQQPGIIRQVNELKNLISKIDVELLNHFEQEGIEFIQFSFRWMNCLLMRELPMQLIIRMWDTYLSETPLGFNTFHTYVCAAFLIKFSSDLKEKDFQEIILFLQNPPTSSWTEKDVELMLSEAYIWQSLYKNASAHLR; encoded by the coding sequence ATGGGTAAGAAGAAACAGGAGATGTCTCAAGTATATAATGGATCCAAAAACGAGTTTATCTTTGGAGAGCAAGGaggaaaaggaagaaaCCTATCTTCGTTTTTAAAGAACCTATCGTTAACAGGATCTTCTGCCAGTGTCGATTCCCACCGAGATTCCTATGAGGAAGTAAACAGTAATATATATGGAAGTCTTAGCTATAGCAAGAACAACAGATCTGCCGCCAATTTAAGCTCAGGATCGATTTTTCAACCTCGACCAGCGTCAGGTGGGAACAGGACGGTTTCTCTTGGACACATTGGCAGGCATCAATCACCCAAGACTCAACATCGCAGGTCTCATTCAAATACACGCTATACTGACTTAGACGATGACTGGGATGCAGGGCTAGATGAGGTCGTTGTTAAGCCTAACCCGCCACCAATGTTGGATTCTTTGTACCCAGATTTGACAGTTCAGCTTCCCCTGGAAGTACCAGAGAAAAAGCAACACAAGGAGTCCATGGATGATGTGGATTTACAGGCAAAAGCAGAAATAAACAAGCTAAACCAGCTTAATAGCAAATATTCAAAGTTCAGGAAGATCCTTGCGTCTGATACCATTATAAATTTACAGGATTTGAGAAAGTTATCATGGAATGGTATACCAAATGAGTTGCGAGCATTGTCATGGTTGTTGCTACTTGGATATCTTCCTACAAATAAGTCTCGCCAGAGCTCCActttgaaaagaaaacgaCAGGAGTATTTGGATGGATTGGGTAGTGTTACAATAGAGTTTCATGAGGATCCACCAGAtaacaattcaaatttgTCATTATCCAATGTTAATCGCGACAAGCAGTTGTATCACCAGATAAAGATAGATGTAAAAAGAACAAACCCAACACTAAAGCTATATTCTTATTCGGCAACTCAAGTGTCACTACGTAAAATATTGTATTTATGGGCAGTACGACACCCAGCCAGTGGGTATGTTCAAGGAATAAACGATTTATCTACTCCATTTTATCAGATATTCTTGAATAATTACATTTGGCAGCTACAAAGAAAGCAACAAGGCGAGTTGGAAGATGAGGATTTGTTTATTCCCGGATACATGGCTGGCactgatgaagaagacCCAGAAGAGCAGAAATTGCTCAACGATCCTCAATTGATGCAATACAACTTGGAGAATTTTAATACAGAGTGGCTTTCTGCGAGAGTCACGTCTATCATCGAGGCAGATACGTACTGGTGTTTGTCAAGATTATTGGAGAATATAACAGATAACTACATTCACCAGCAACCTGGTATTATAAGACAagttaatgaattgaaaaacttgATTTCAAAGATCGACGTGGAGCTCTTAAATCATTTTGAGCAAGAGGGCATCGAGTTTATTCAGTTTTCATTCAGATGGatgaattgtttgttgatgCGCGAGTTGCCGATGCAACTCATTATTAGAATGTGGGACACTTATCTTAGTGAAACTCCATTGGGGTTTAATACGTTTCATACTTATGTTTGTGCTGcttttttgattaaattcAGTAGCGACTTGAAGGAGAAGGATTTCCAGGAGATTATTCTATTTCTTCAGAATCCCCCCACTAGTAGTTGGACAGAGAAGGATGTCGAGTTGATGTTGAGTGAAGCTTACATTTGGCAGAGTCTATACAAAAATGCGTCAGCTCACTTGAGATAA
- a CDS encoding NAD-dependent methylenetetrahydrofolate dehydrogenase, putative (Similar to S. cerevisiae MTD1;~In S. cerevisiae: plays a catalytic role in oxidation of cytoplasmic one-carbon units) yields MSKPAGRTILASTIAKPFQEEVTKAVKQLSFTPKLVGLLSNEDPAAKMYANWTGKTCESLGFKYELLEVNKNDLETALIKANKDDSVNGIMVYFPVFGDKQDQYLQQLISPEKDVEGLNFLYYHNLYHNVRFLDPPQNQQKSILPCTPLAMVKILEYLGVYNTILHYGNRLYGKKVLIVNRSEIVGRPLAALLANDGATVYSVDINNIQQFTRGDDLSEQRHKVVDLSPEEYTLEKLAPQCDVIITGVPSENYKFPSDLVSHGTVVINFSSAKNFNDDVKLRAGLYVPSIGKVTIAILLRNLMRLIHNKQVRQGEVSDAASSG; encoded by the coding sequence ATGTCAAAACCTGCTGGTAGAACCATCTTAGCGTCCACAATCGCTAAACCTTTCCAAGAGGAAGTTACGAAAGCAGTGAAACAGTTAAGCTTCACCCCCAAATTAGTTGGACTCCTATCAAACGAGGACCCAGCAGCCAAAATGTATGCTAATTGGACAGGTAAAACTTGTGAATCCTTAGGCTTCAAGTACGAATTACTTGAAGTTAACAAAAATGATTTGGAGACTGCGTTAATTAAAGCCAACAAGGACGATTCCGTGAATGGAATAATGGTTTATTTCCCGGTTTTTGGTGACAAACAAGATCAATATCTACAACAGCTAATTTCCCCTGAGAAGGATGTTGAAGGGTTAAACTTTTTATACTATCATAACTTGTATCACAATGTTAGGTTTTTGGATCCTCCTCAGAACCAACAAAAGTCCATTTTACCTTGTACACCTTTAGCAATGGTCAAAATATTGGAATACTTGGGAGTGTACAACACAATATTGCACTACGGGAATAGGTTATATGGGAAAAAGGTGCTTATTGTTAACAGGTCAGAGATTGTTGGGCGTCCATTGGCGGCATTGTTAGCTAACGATGGTGCCACTGTATACTCAGTTgacatcaacaacatccaGCAGTTCACCAGAGGCGACGATTTGCTGGAACAAAGACACAAGGTTGTTGACTTGAGCCCTGAGGAGTACACATTAGAGAAACTTGCACCTCAATGTGATGTAATAATAACAGGTGTTCCTCTGGAGAACTATAAATTTCCTTCAGACTTGGTCAGTCACGGTACTGTCGTTATTAACTTTTCCAGTGCCAAAAACtttaatgatgatgttaAATTGAGAGCTGGTTTATATGTCCCATCCATTGGCAAAGTCACAATTGCCATTCTTTTGAGAAATTTAATGAGATTGATTCACAATAAGCAAGTTCGACAAGGCGAAGTCTCAGATGCGGCCTCTTCAGGCTAA